A window from Hemicordylus capensis ecotype Gifberg chromosome 2, rHemCap1.1.pri, whole genome shotgun sequence encodes these proteins:
- the CCNQ gene encoding cyclin-Q, translating into MDPGGSQEAGRVPADARTHFKVCRFIMEAGVKLGLRSIPIATACTIYHRFFTEVPLEPYDPYLVAMAALYLAGKVEEQHLRTRDIINVSHRYLNPRSDPLELDTQFWELRDSIVQCELLMLRVLCFRVSFQHPHKYLLHYLLSLKHWMNRHSWDRTPVAVAAWALLRDSYHGPLCLQHAPQHIAVSVLYLALQCYGVEVPADTAAERPWWQVFSEDLSKNIMDQIVLDVIQIYTLDTEIS; encoded by the exons ATGGATCCCGGCGGGTCGCAGGAGGCCGGCCGggtacctgcagatgccagaacGCACTTCAAAGTCTGCAGATTCATAATGGAAGCAG GTGTGAAGCTGGGCTTGCGCTCCATCCCCATCGCTACAGCATGCACCATTTATCATCGGTTCTTTACGGAGGTGCCTTTGGAGCCCTATGACCCCTACCTAGTAGCCATGGCTGCTCTTTATCTGGCTGGGAAGGTAGAGGAGCAGCATCTGCGGACAAGGGACATCATCAATGTGAGCCACAG GTACTTGAACCCCCGGAGTGATCCCCTGGAGCTGGACACCCAATTCTGGGAGCTGAGGGACAGCATTGTCCAGTGTGAGCTGCTCATGCTCCGAGTGCTCTGCTTCCGTGTCTCCTTCCAGCACCCCCATAAG TACCTGCTCCACTACTTGCTCTCCCTGAAGCACTGGATGAACCGGCACAGCTGGGACCGGACCCCGGTGGCGGTGGCAGCCTGGGCCCTGCTGAGGGATAGTTACCACGGGCCGCTGTGCCTGCAGCACGCTCCGCAGCATATTGCTGTGTCTGTCCTCTACCTGGCCCTGCAGTGTTACGGGGTGGAGGTGCCTGCTGATACTGCAGCGGAGCGGCCTTGGTGGCAG GTGTTCAGTGAAGATCTCTCCAAGAACATCATGGACCAGATTGTCTTGGATGTGATACAGATCTACACGTTGGACACAGAAATCTCTTAA